TCAACAAGATGCAAACATTAGTGAATTATGCTGTTGTATAGAGTTAAGTAGAGTTGGTAGGTTCCTATTCCTTTTGCATACAAAAGTTTGCTCTCGTccaatgacgttttgttgattttctaagtgaaagtaagttaatatAGCTTACGTTCTCTTTTGtcatcaacaaataaacagaaactgtgcactaaacttttacacacaatgGTGCAACTAGTTGGTACCTCTAAGTACGCAAATATACCTTTGTGTCAAATGAATACATGAGTGCTTATTTGCATCATCCCAACTCTGTAAAACCATGGAATAATGAGGGATCAATGTTTTTGTGCCCTAAATACATGTTTACTCTAGGTTAAAAATTAAGCCTTTTTAACCTACATTAACAGCGGCGAAGCCCAGACAGACCATCTGAAACAATATCTGTGAATAGTAGTTTCTGGTATATGATCATGACCAGCATATCTAGTACAGTTGGCAGCCTGGCAATGAGGGAGTTCTATTTAGTGCTTTTGGTATTGCTTGGGTGCAGCTACTCATCTGTAGGACAGGTACCAGATGAGACAGGTACCTCACTAGGCTCTATAGATGGACAAATTGGCATAGACCTACTGAAAGCGCTGCAGGCTTTGGAAGCCAAGCTTCAGGCCAACGAAGAGGAGCTGGAAAGGCTGAAGAAAAAAGGTAGGACACTGGCGAAGGGAGGACTAATAAAGTCTACAACCACATGTAAGACTGATGGCATTCTTTCCTGATAGGACTTTCAGACACTTTGAAACATCATAACAGCTTTATGTTTGGTtagtatttacatacattacctgattgatggaaaatgaagCACATCAGAATATATTTGtgcttttcttgtttgtttcttGGGTGTTTTGCATAGAGAGCTATAAAATAGCATTTGCTGCTTCTCTGGGAAGCGATGGAACCTATGGACCCTATAGCATGGACACCAACTTAGTCTACAGTAACGTCTTTTCCAACACTGGGAATGCTTACAATTCCAGTACAGGTATGTTCTATTGtgccattctttttttttaaatatatatatatatatatatatatagaaccaaagaATTATAAAGTTACAAGCACCAAGCACCAAATGTGCATTCCAGTCCAGTAAGGGTCAATAAAATTTATAGTCATATGTCTTAAGAAGAATTCTGAGAGCAGGCATGCTGTGCAGCACatacagatcaggcataacattatgaccacctccttgtttctacgctgattgtccatttgatcagctccacttactgtatagctgcactttgtatttctacagttacagactgtagtccatctgcttctctgatactttgttagcccccttttaccctgttcttcagtggtcaggaccctcacagagcaggtaatatttgggtggtggattattctgacgtggtggtggtgtgttggtgtgtgttgtgctggtctaagtggatcagacacagcagcgctgctggagtttttaaacacctcagtgtcgctgctggactgagaatagtccaccaaccaaagcTATCCAGCCAAAagcgtcctatgaccactgatgaaggactagaggatgaccaacacaaactgtgcagcagcagatgagctgtcgtctctgactttacatctacaaggtggactgacaaggtaggagtgtctaatagagtggacagtgagtggacaagtgagtgtttaaaaactccagcagcactgctgtgtgtgatccactcgtaccagcacagaactacaaagtgcacctatatagtaagttggctgataaaatggacaatgagtgtagaaacaaggctGATTGGTGCGTAGCCTCGAAGTTCAAGTTTTTGACAAAGTAGTAGTGCTGTGTTACAAAAAGACTTTGACCTGCAGACCTCCATAATTTGACATTACACACATTTAAATCTGGattcctgccagaaaataaaagcttttaagAACCAAAGAAAACCCATTGCTTGATCTGTGGTTGTTTACATTGACATGGCTTCCCCCACCATCTCGGAAAtgtccacacagtcctgatTACACAGAGAAGCTgagttttttttagcttttgacCTCATTTGAATCGCAGAGttcacatttattttgcatttgacCTTGGTTAATGATTATAAAGTCACATGTCTTTGGAATCATcatcttttcagtttttgggtGGATAGGAGGTAaaaacacagtggaaaaaaactACCTGTTATCTAACTGCTTGTTTTTTGGTTGTTTCAGGCATATTTACAGCTCCCATCAAAGGACTTTACCACTTCAGTTTCTCTGGAATTAATTCGCCACCCACATCTATGTTCCTGCTactctataaaaatgaaaagcttaTTATAAGTTGTTATACTAACCCGTCAGATGATCGTTTTTATACAGCTTCCAATTCTGTCTCTCTGAATCTGGAGGTGGGAGACCAGGTGTATATGCGTCTCGGAAGCGACACATCTGTCTTTAATAATGTCAATAGCCACACCACGTTTTTGGGCCATTTGCTTTATGCAAATTTAGAATAATACTGCTATCAAAACAAAGTGAgcatgaattattctgtattcAATAAACTGGGAAAATTGCTATTTGTATGTGCACGTAATGTATGTCCTGGTTAACCTCTTTTATAGCCAGGGTCCTCCAGTGGACCCAAGGTTTTACACACTTCTAtcacctaagaatagctcaaccagtttgcattgaactccctgtagatactgaataataatcttTAGGATGTACTAAGGCTGGgaatttaagaggttaaaaggAACATTTTGGTGCCACTCACTTCAAATAGAGTTGAtctgccaagacatgtttggtgcccaaatgtggcttctttagtttggaGCTAGAGATATGATGCAAACATTGCTTTCAAACACTATAAGTAAATATCCTCCCAGACCATATCCTCAATACTTGTTCAAAATGTCCTAATTAACCAAAGTCAGATTGAAGAGAATACATAAGAACACATAAGCACTATAAGCTAACGTAGGTGGAGAAGACAAgtgcttagaaaatcaatagaaTGTTACATGAGTATGCATCAGTTGGACTCACCAGTGACTTCCCCAGGCGCACCTCTCAGCACAAAGCTAAAGATAACTTCTTTTCCAATCCACCTGAAGTGGTGGGATGAAATAGAAGCTactgaataggaagccaacgtTAGCCAACTTTAGCTGTGTATGGTGTGACAGTgagcaacaaaaatggaaaagtaGTAAACAGTGCTCATCTCTGGTTCATTTCTTTGGTGTCATCTGTAAAAATGTGCTTGCGGTAGATTTTTATATGTCCGGCTGGAGACTTAGCATGGTAACTTTCGCACGCATCTTTTGTTAGTTTTCAGTTCACTGCCAAAAGCCACACTTGGCATGTGTCTGCATCAGTAATAAGGTACCAGACCGCCCATAGATTTTTATGTCCTGTTTTTGCAAAAATGGAACTCCTCATTGCCGAAgatttatcatttcatttacatttacatttacatttacggcattttgctgacgctcttatccagagcgacttacaatttgatcattttttttacataggtaggccaaggtggtgttaggagtcttgcccaaggacttttattggtataGTTTAGGGTATAGTTTCAatcccaggtggggattgaaccccagtctacagtgtagaagttACTGTGAGGTAATAGGTATTagtaatacattttcattaaaagatACAATACTGTGGGAAagtttaggcatctaagcaaatttttaaacaatttacctcagcagtgaatttatcacaatatacgtgagaataaagtcacattcataattcacaaaaacataaaaacaatacaaagtaacaagaatttctgaaccacatataatactgg
This window of the Pygocentrus nattereri isolate fPygNat1 chromosome 2, fPygNat1.pri, whole genome shotgun sequence genome carries:
- the LOC108442841 gene encoding complement C1q-like protein 4; translation: MIMTSISSTVGSLAMREFYLVLLVLLGCSYSSVGQVPDETGTSLGSIDGQIGIDLLKALQALEAKLQANEEELERLKKKESYKIAFAASLGSDGTYGPYSMDTNLVYSNVFSNTGNAYNSSTGIFTAPIKGLYHFSFSGINSPPTSMFLLLYKNEKLIISCYTNPSDDRFYTASNSVSLNLEVGDQVYMRLGSDTSVFNNVNSHTTFLGHLLYANLE